Proteins encoded by one window of Luteolibacter rhizosphaerae:
- a CDS encoding XylR family transcriptional regulator, producing the protein MRHVAVIVETSTQYGRNLIRGIARFGRLHDWQIHFEYRGKTAAEPDWLADFKGDGVITTSPDQRHSRALRENGIAVVDLEGTHVDPAGEHLLVDSDHRAVGRMAAEHFIEKGHRHFAFLGFSDHSVSREREIGFTEALATRGFKPLCHHTPERKARTFETLQRGDEAFIASLPKPCALFCCWDEVAFRAVQSAIELKIAVPEDLAVLGVDNDPVFSSTSRIPLSSIDPDIVRMGFLAATWLSGLMEGKALKQLKLERLVPPKGLVIRQSTALDAIEDPVVRRFLELLRQQKPGMLSIEELSRDCHVSRRLLEQRVKSATGKTPRQLLSQTLVDGIQKFLSQTDYTLAHIADLLGFEHAERLSHLFRRQTGMTPGEYRKSTGI; encoded by the coding sequence GTGCGGCACGTCGCGGTCATTGTTGAAACCTCCACCCAGTACGGGCGGAACCTTATCCGGGGCATCGCACGCTTCGGACGCCTGCACGATTGGCAGATCCACTTCGAATACCGCGGCAAGACTGCGGCGGAGCCGGATTGGCTGGCTGATTTCAAAGGGGACGGAGTGATCACCACCAGCCCCGATCAACGCCACTCGCGCGCCCTGCGTGAAAATGGAATTGCCGTAGTGGATCTCGAGGGCACCCATGTCGACCCCGCGGGAGAACATCTCTTGGTGGACAGCGATCACCGCGCTGTCGGGCGCATGGCCGCTGAGCACTTCATCGAGAAAGGACACCGTCATTTCGCTTTCCTCGGCTTCAGCGACCACAGCGTTTCCCGCGAGCGGGAGATCGGTTTCACGGAGGCGCTGGCGACCCGTGGCTTCAAACCGCTCTGCCACCACACCCCGGAACGCAAGGCGCGGACCTTTGAAACCCTGCAACGCGGTGACGAAGCTTTCATCGCTTCCCTGCCGAAGCCCTGCGCACTCTTCTGCTGCTGGGACGAGGTGGCATTCCGGGCGGTGCAGTCCGCGATCGAGTTGAAGATCGCGGTGCCGGAAGATCTGGCGGTACTGGGCGTGGACAATGATCCGGTGTTTTCCAGCACCTCGAGGATCCCTCTTTCGAGCATCGATCCCGATATCGTGAGGATGGGCTTCTTGGCCGCGACCTGGCTTTCCGGACTGATGGAGGGGAAGGCGCTGAAGCAGCTCAAGCTGGAGCGGCTGGTGCCGCCGAAGGGACTGGTGATCCGTCAATCGACGGCGCTGGATGCGATCGAGGATCCGGTGGTACGGAGGTTTTTGGAGCTCCTGCGGCAGCAGAAGCCGGGGATGCTGAGCATCGAGGAGCTGTCGCGGGACTGCCACGTCTCGCGGCGTCTGTTAGAGCAGCGGGTGAAATCGGCCACGGGCAAGACCCCGCGGCAATTGTTGAGCCAGACACTGGTGGACGGGATCCAGAAATTCCTGTCCCAGACGGACTACACCTTGGCCCATATCGCCGACCTGTTAGGGTTCGAACATGCGGAAAGATTGAGCCATCTTTTCCGCAGACAGACGGGGATGACGCCCGGCGAATACCGTAAATCCACGGGAATCTGA
- the hisH gene encoding imidazole glycerol phosphate synthase subunit HisH: MTGIIDYGAGNLRSVANAVHALGIEPRLVSKASDLEGVSHLILPGVGAFGDCMAELSKRDLIEPVRDWAKAGKPYFGICLGYQILFEGSEEAGGTEGLGVFPGSVRRFREDGRKIPHMGWNAALPVKPEDELWEGLGEFPYFYFVHSYFPEPADPAIVAMRTEYGETFASAIRSGAVVGTQFHPEKSQQAGLRLLGNFLGAVPAAV; this comes from the coding sequence ATGACGGGTATCATCGATTACGGGGCCGGGAACCTGCGCAGCGTGGCCAATGCCGTGCACGCGCTGGGTATCGAACCGCGGCTGGTTTCAAAGGCTTCCGATCTGGAGGGCGTGAGCCATCTTATTCTTCCGGGCGTGGGCGCCTTCGGCGATTGCATGGCCGAACTCAGCAAGCGCGACTTGATCGAGCCGGTGCGGGATTGGGCGAAGGCTGGCAAGCCCTACTTCGGCATCTGCCTCGGCTACCAAATCCTATTCGAAGGCAGCGAGGAAGCCGGCGGCACCGAAGGCCTGGGGGTCTTTCCGGGCAGCGTCCGCCGTTTCCGCGAGGACGGACGGAAGATCCCGCACATGGGCTGGAACGCGGCCCTGCCAGTGAAGCCGGAGGACGAACTCTGGGAAGGCCTCGGCGAATTCCCCTACTTCTACTTCGTGCACTCCTATTTCCCCGAGCCGGCAGACCCTGCCATCGTGGCGATGCGGACCGAGTATGGTGAAACCTTCGCCAGCGCGATCCGCTCGGGAGCGGTGGTGGGAACCCAGTTCCACCCGGAGAAGAGCCAGCAAGCGGGCTTGCGCCTGCTCGGCAATTTCCTAGGCGCGGTCCCCGCCGCGGTGTAA
- a CDS encoding alginate export family protein — protein sequence MKHQTALASLLALAASTVVSRAGTAEPSPEIAAAKEAPWIKPVIDIRMRYEFADVDRFDPSHALTVRERLGLKTKDWHGFSAFIEGEFTQAAIDDYHGGAPGVDPFDPNNTTIPDPENNELNQLYLQYSGFDTTVKVGRQRIIYDNAYIIGNVGWRQNEQTYDGISITNTSLPGLTANYAYINQVNRVFGTDATGIFENAPGEIHLFNASYTGIKGVTLGGYAYLMKFDDAGSTGWDNNTFGLSAKGTLAGVALHGELAFQEDAGPLNNEEGLYAHFFATKAIGTHSLTVGVEHLDAGVQTPLATLHAVNGFADATDARRLAGTHGGLTDTYASYTLPLFYGIKWMNAVHIFGDNAISNDLGFGFDSVLTKKFDDHFTAIAKLGYFDSEDSLYLSTTRASVELNYTF from the coding sequence ATGAAACACCAAACCGCCCTCGCCTCCCTGCTCGCCTTGGCCGCGAGCACCGTCGTCAGCCGTGCCGGAACCGCCGAGCCCTCTCCCGAGATCGCCGCGGCCAAGGAAGCCCCGTGGATCAAACCGGTGATCGATATCCGCATGCGCTATGAATTCGCGGATGTGGACCGCTTCGATCCCTCCCACGCCCTGACAGTACGCGAGCGGCTCGGGCTGAAGACGAAGGACTGGCATGGTTTCTCCGCATTCATTGAAGGCGAGTTCACGCAGGCCGCGATCGACGACTACCATGGCGGTGCCCCCGGCGTGGATCCCTTCGATCCGAACAACACCACCATCCCCGATCCCGAGAACAACGAGCTAAACCAGCTCTACCTGCAGTACAGCGGCTTCGACACCACTGTCAAAGTGGGACGCCAGCGGATCATCTACGATAACGCCTACATTATCGGCAACGTGGGTTGGCGCCAGAACGAGCAGACCTACGACGGGATCTCGATCACCAACACCTCCCTGCCGGGCCTGACGGCGAACTACGCCTACATCAACCAAGTCAACCGGGTCTTCGGCACGGACGCCACCGGGATCTTCGAGAACGCTCCCGGCGAGATCCACCTCTTCAACGCCTCCTATACCGGAATCAAGGGGGTGACCTTGGGCGGCTATGCCTACCTGATGAAATTCGACGACGCGGGCAGCACGGGCTGGGACAACAACACCTTCGGCCTGAGCGCCAAGGGGACCTTGGCCGGCGTGGCCCTGCACGGCGAACTCGCCTTCCAAGAGGATGCCGGCCCGCTGAACAACGAGGAGGGCCTCTACGCCCACTTCTTCGCGACCAAAGCGATCGGCACGCACTCGCTGACGGTCGGCGTGGAGCATCTGGACGCCGGTGTGCAGACACCGCTCGCCACCTTGCACGCAGTCAATGGATTCGCGGATGCCACCGATGCGCGCCGCCTCGCCGGTACGCATGGCGGCCTGACGGACACCTACGCCAGCTACACCCTGCCGCTCTTCTACGGCATCAAGTGGATGAACGCGGTCCACATCTTCGGCGACAACGCGATCAGCAACGACCTGGGCTTTGGCTTCGACTCCGTGCTGACGAAGAAGTTTGACGATCACTTCACCGCGATC
- a CDS encoding PTPDL family protein — MKTYRLLPLLPVLLAASASADSFELKDGSKIEGTILRTDGSDYIIEVQVTKSIKDERRIPKADVVKQVAEQKDQTEFAAIAALVPAPDLYSESEYEVASAKVQSFIKKHPNSPRKKDAQKIYDTLETELAAIKTGGVKFEGRMIPASERAPKAYGLDASIAASNLKKAGDKGEVVSALREWTKLEKDFLGSSAYRDNKDYALTLMKTHLANVTSVLSGYDARVKARQTGLQGMDQSDRVRSEQAIQEEQSAYAARVEREKADGIKWHTLDPFAKKELDEAKRSLETEIRRLTSLDTSTLQNTEAAYEEAYASITKAGAKKQEIDAAISKARGFNMPQKYIDELQKLAPATPAP; from the coding sequence ATGAAAACCTACCGCCTCTTGCCGCTGCTGCCCGTCCTTCTTGCCGCCTCTGCGTCGGCAGATAGCTTTGAACTGAAGGACGGCTCGAAGATCGAAGGCACGATCCTGCGTACCGATGGTTCCGACTATATCATCGAAGTGCAGGTGACCAAGTCGATCAAGGACGAGCGCCGCATCCCGAAAGCGGATGTTGTGAAGCAAGTCGCCGAGCAGAAGGACCAGACGGAATTCGCCGCGATCGCGGCCTTGGTTCCCGCGCCCGATCTTTACAGCGAGAGCGAGTACGAGGTCGCTTCCGCCAAGGTGCAGAGCTTCATCAAGAAGCACCCGAACTCCCCTCGCAAGAAGGACGCCCAGAAGATCTACGACACGCTCGAAACCGAACTGGCCGCCATCAAAACCGGCGGCGTGAAATTCGAAGGCCGGATGATCCCCGCTTCCGAGCGTGCCCCGAAGGCCTATGGCCTCGACGCCAGCATCGCCGCCAGCAACTTGAAGAAGGCCGGTGATAAGGGAGAAGTGGTTTCGGCCCTGCGCGAGTGGACCAAGCTGGAGAAGGATTTCCTGGGTAGCAGTGCCTATCGCGACAACAAGGACTACGCACTGACCCTGATGAAGACCCATCTCGCCAACGTGACCTCCGTGCTGAGTGGTTACGATGCCCGGGTGAAGGCCCGCCAGACCGGCCTCCAAGGCATGGACCAAAGCGACCGGGTGCGCAGCGAGCAGGCGATCCAAGAAGAGCAATCCGCCTACGCCGCACGGGTCGAACGCGAAAAGGCCGATGGCATCAAGTGGCACACGCTCGATCCCTTCGCGAAGAAAGAACTCGATGAAGCCAAGCGCAGCTTGGAAACCGAGATTCGCCGTCTGACCTCTCTCGACACCAGCACGCTTCAAAATACCGAAGCCGCCTATGAGGAAGCCTACGCCTCCATCACCAAGGCCGGTGCCAAGAAGCAGGAAATCGATGCCGCCATCTCCAAGGCCCGCGGCTTCAACATGCCTCAGAAGTACATCGACGAGTTGCAGAAGCTGGCACCTGCCACGCCCGCACCCTGA
- the hisB gene encoding imidazoleglycerol-phosphate dehydratase HisB gives MSNRTARRSRKTAETQIELSIDLDGSGESKIATGIAFFDHMLTLFSRHGLFDLNLDAKGDLEVDFHHTVEDTGIVIGDAMREALGTKEGIKRYGSFYLPMDETLARVVVDLSNRPHLEFRAAPGTPSAPNFPFTLVEEFCRALASNLRANIHVELLYGRDGHHIAEAIFKGLARALREACEKDPRVKGIPSTKEAL, from the coding sequence ATGTCCAACCGCACCGCCCGCCGCAGCCGCAAGACCGCCGAAACGCAAATCGAACTCTCCATCGACCTCGACGGGTCGGGCGAGTCGAAGATCGCCACCGGAATCGCCTTCTTCGATCACATGCTGACGCTTTTCTCGCGTCACGGGCTGTTCGATCTGAATCTCGATGCCAAGGGCGATCTGGAAGTGGACTTCCACCACACGGTGGAAGACACCGGGATCGTGATCGGGGATGCGATGCGCGAGGCGCTCGGGACCAAGGAAGGGATCAAGCGCTACGGAAGCTTCTACCTCCCCATGGACGAAACTCTAGCGCGGGTGGTGGTTGATTTGAGCAATCGCCCGCACCTCGAGTTCCGTGCGGCGCCAGGCACGCCATCGGCCCCGAACTTTCCCTTCACGCTGGTGGAGGAGTTCTGCCGAGCGCTGGCCTCGAACCTGCGGGCGAACATCCATGTCGAACTACTCTACGGTCGCGACGGTCACCACATCGCGGAAGCCATCTTCAAAGGTCTTGCACGTGCTCTCCGCGAGGCTTGCGAGAAGGATCCGCGCGTGAAGGGCATTCCCAGCACGAAAGAGGCGCTCTGA
- a CDS encoding S10 family peptidase, protein MRPTLLLLALFTGLCTAQEKAPEAKPEPPKEENKEDKKVEPVTKEGSVTIGGKKIDYQVTTAKLTLQKDDGAPRASVFHVSYLKKNAGDLSKRPVLFAFNGGPGSSAVWLHLGTLGPKRVELPGDGTSAPVPPAKLVANEFSILDVADLVFVDPVTTGYSRVEKDGKPEEFHGVEGDVESLSDFIRRWVTENQRWNSPKYLLGESYGGIRVSGLASQLQSRYGMSLNGVVLLSSLLDFRTLSPSSGNDLAYQVFLPVYASVAHFHGKLKGDRDALVKEAQEFASGEYSQALYAGNKLDPAKKQAVAEKLSALTSLPASLILECGLRIDPTRFRGELLKKEGKVLGRFDARVAWPSTDLSSPYPEYDPSFSLALGAYSTAMLSYLSGELGWKEDSPYEILTGKVQPWKMGSGNGYVNMASRLATAMRDNPHLRILVMGGHADLATPPDGIAYSLSHMMELPESARKNIVFTQYEAGHMFYLNPPDLAKGRKDLVEFISAGEG, encoded by the coding sequence ATGCGCCCGACACTCCTTCTGCTCGCCCTTTTTACCGGCCTGTGCACCGCCCAGGAAAAAGCTCCGGAGGCCAAGCCCGAGCCGCCGAAGGAGGAGAATAAGGAGGACAAGAAGGTCGAGCCGGTGACCAAGGAGGGATCCGTCACCATCGGGGGCAAGAAGATCGACTATCAGGTCACCACCGCGAAACTGACGCTGCAGAAGGATGACGGGGCCCCGCGGGCCTCTGTTTTCCACGTGAGCTACCTGAAGAAAAACGCCGGGGATCTCTCCAAGCGCCCGGTGCTGTTCGCCTTCAACGGTGGTCCGGGCTCTTCCGCGGTCTGGCTGCACCTCGGCACCCTGGGCCCGAAGCGGGTGGAACTGCCCGGGGACGGAACCAGCGCACCCGTGCCGCCGGCCAAGCTGGTGGCGAACGAATTCTCGATCCTGGACGTGGCCGACCTCGTCTTCGTGGATCCGGTGACGACCGGCTACAGCCGCGTGGAAAAGGACGGGAAGCCGGAGGAATTCCACGGTGTGGAAGGCGATGTCGAATCCCTGAGCGATTTCATCCGCCGCTGGGTCACGGAAAACCAGCGCTGGAACTCGCCGAAATATCTGCTGGGCGAGTCCTACGGCGGCATCCGGGTCTCGGGCTTGGCCTCACAGCTTCAATCCCGCTACGGCATGTCGCTGAACGGCGTGGTGCTGCTGTCCTCCCTGCTCGACTTCCGGACGCTGAGCCCGTCATCCGGGAATGATTTGGCCTACCAAGTCTTCCTGCCGGTCTACGCCTCCGTGGCACACTTCCACGGCAAACTGAAAGGCGACCGCGATGCACTGGTGAAAGAGGCACAAGAGTTTGCTTCCGGTGAATATTCCCAAGCTCTCTACGCGGGCAACAAACTGGACCCGGCGAAGAAGCAGGCGGTGGCCGAGAAGCTCTCCGCGCTCACCTCGCTGCCCGCGTCCCTGATCCTGGAATGCGGGCTGCGGATCGACCCGACCCGCTTCCGGGGCGAACTGCTGAAGAAAGAAGGCAAAGTCCTGGGCCGCTTCGACGCGCGCGTGGCCTGGCCTTCCACCGACCTTTCGTCTCCCTATCCCGAGTATGATCCGTCTTTCTCTCTGGCCTTGGGTGCCTATTCCACCGCGATGCTGTCCTACCTGAGCGGCGAACTCGGCTGGAAAGAGGACTCTCCCTACGAGATCCTGACCGGGAAGGTGCAGCCGTGGAAGATGGGATCGGGCAACGGCTACGTGAACATGGCCAGCCGTCTGGCCACGGCGATGCGCGACAACCCGCACCTCCGCATCCTGGTGATGGGCGGTCATGCGGATCTGGCCACCCCGCCTGACGGCATCGCCTACTCCCTGTCACACATGATGGAGCTGCCGGAGAGCGCTCGGAAGAACATCGTTTTCACCCAGTACGAAGCCGGTCACATGTTCTACCTGAACCCGCCGGATCTCGCCAAAGGGCGGAAGGATCTGGTGGAATTCATCTCCGCGGGAGAGGGCTGA